The proteins below come from a single Mesobacillus jeotgali genomic window:
- a CDS encoding GNAT family N-acetyltransferase, which yields MLHVNIRRPTTADLEQLKDFFRTVIIDTFIKEGIGDQLNVINEEIEVKKKYLTSDFESNGKERYFLIAFYGDKIIGSIEFGPANEIIRNVSDHAFEALVEVGTVFVHPDYQRNGVGNLLLEAMYETLRNNGIEGFCLDSGYKSAQLIWKKKFGEPAVLLKDYWGKNFDHMIWRVKISEQE from the coding sequence TTGCTTCATGTGAATATTAGAAGACCAACCACTGCAGATCTTGAGCAGTTGAAGGATTTTTTTAGAACAGTGATCATCGATACATTCATTAAAGAAGGTATTGGTGATCAATTAAATGTTATCAATGAAGAGATTGAAGTGAAGAAAAAATACTTAACTAGTGATTTTGAAAGCAATGGCAAGGAAAGATATTTTTTAATAGCATTCTATGGTGACAAAATTATTGGATCCATAGAATTTGGCCCAGCAAATGAAATCATAAGAAATGTTTCAGATCATGCTTTTGAAGCACTTGTCGAGGTAGGTACAGTATTTGTCCATCCTGACTATCAGAGGAATGGAGTAGGAAATTTACTATTGGAGGCAATGTATGAAACATTACGGAATAACGGTATAGAAGGCTTCTGCCTAGATAGTGGATATAAAAGTGCACAACTTATATGGAAAAAGAAATTTGGAGAACCAGCTGTTCTATTAAAGGATTATTGGGGTAAAAATTTTGACCATATGATTTGGAGAGTAAAAATCAGCGAACAAGAATAG
- a CDS encoding tetratricopeptide repeat protein: protein MEQELENAIDLRKSGSHKESNELLMKLVQKYPENASINYQCAWSYDLLGEESKAVTFYETAIKLGLHSSELEGAFIGLGSTYRTLGEYEKSKKTFQNGIETFPNNRAIQVFYSMTLYNLNEHNKAMELLLKCLIDTTTDDKILSYKKAIDFYSDKLNEVWK, encoded by the coding sequence TTGGAACAAGAATTAGAAAATGCTATTGATCTACGGAAAAGTGGGAGTCATAAAGAATCTAACGAATTACTTATGAAACTGGTACAGAAGTACCCTGAAAATGCTTCGATTAATTATCAATGTGCTTGGAGTTATGATTTATTAGGAGAAGAATCTAAAGCAGTAACCTTTTACGAAACTGCAATCAAATTAGGGTTGCATTCAAGTGAACTGGAAGGAGCTTTTATAGGATTAGGAAGTACATATAGAACATTAGGGGAATATGAAAAGTCTAAAAAGACATTTCAAAATGGAATTGAAACTTTTCCAAACAATAGAGCAATTCAGGTATTCTATTCGATGACCTTATATAATTTAAACGAGCATAATAAAGCGATGGAGTTGCTACTAAAATGCTTAATAGATACAACAACAGACGATAAAATCTTAAGTTATAAAAAGGCAATTGATTTCTATTCGGATAAATTAAACGAAGTTTGGAAGTAG
- a CDS encoding MFS transporter, translating to MEGNFKKTTRNVIVMITNDFIATVGNSIFPILVMWYIFEQSGSALYTAIAGSFIHITNFLIGPVAGVFVDRSKYPIRILSFALLTNAFLLLFLGFGIQIFSDWKALALLLVIMFLRDASYAFTTPAETKIIPNLVHEKQVSTLYGYRTSSTQLSGLLGNALSGFVILMFGITGAIYLNSLTFFISAFILGMLIPLKEFTGKNKSDIGVGFNNNLKSIIQEIRDGVIVIYKHEKLRTIVMITMMMNVASLVGPLYVVYINDHLQEGAEAYGILQAVGLIGGVIAGIANRFVNKKMKPSMQIVVFYFITGTLFVLLGWMNSIQFVLPIFFFLTFSLSLASISLYSVTILLIPEEYRGRVSATIQAISVMVIPISNIIGGIFADIIDVENVFKFAGVWVVFVSYLCFRNRNIYNHSENTNEAASL from the coding sequence ATGGAGGGGAATTTCAAAAAAACAACTCGTAATGTAATTGTTATGATTACAAATGATTTTATTGCAACAGTAGGAAATTCTATTTTTCCCATTCTAGTAATGTGGTATATATTCGAGCAAAGTGGGTCAGCTCTTTATACTGCAATAGCTGGATCGTTTATTCACATAACCAATTTCTTGATTGGTCCAGTTGCAGGAGTTTTTGTTGACAGAAGCAAATATCCAATACGGATTTTATCTTTTGCATTATTGACTAACGCATTTTTATTACTGTTTCTTGGTTTCGGGATTCAAATATTCTCGGATTGGAAAGCATTGGCGTTACTTTTAGTGATTATGTTCTTACGAGATGCATCCTACGCTTTTACAACTCCTGCTGAAACGAAAATCATTCCTAATTTGGTTCATGAAAAACAGGTTTCAACTCTTTATGGTTATCGTACATCTTCAACTCAATTGTCAGGTTTACTTGGAAACGCACTTTCAGGGTTTGTGATTCTAATGTTTGGTATTACAGGAGCGATTTATCTTAACTCCCTTACGTTCTTTATTTCAGCATTTATTTTAGGAATGCTTATCCCCCTCAAAGAATTTACAGGGAAAAATAAAAGTGATATTGGAGTAGGTTTTAATAATAATCTTAAATCAATTATTCAGGAAATCCGTGATGGAGTAATAGTAATCTATAAGCACGAGAAATTGAGAACAATTGTAATGATCACAATGATGATGAATGTTGCATCTCTTGTAGGACCATTATATGTCGTTTACATAAACGATCACCTTCAAGAAGGAGCCGAAGCTTATGGAATTCTTCAAGCTGTGGGATTGATTGGTGGGGTTATTGCGGGCATTGCCAACAGGTTTGTGAATAAAAAAATGAAACCTTCAATGCAGATCGTAGTTTTCTATTTTATTACTGGGACTCTCTTTGTATTACTTGGCTGGATGAATAGTATTCAGTTTGTATTACCCATATTTTTTTTCCTGACTTTTTCATTATCGTTGGCAAGCATATCACTTTATTCAGTGACTATTTTATTAATCCCCGAGGAATATCGAGGAAGGGTTTCTGCCACCATTCAGGCTATAAGTGTAATGGTGATTCCAATTTCAAATATAATTGGTGGGATATTTGCAGATATTATTGATGTTGAAAATGTGTTTAAATTCGCTGGGGTTTGGGTTGTCTTCGTTAGTTATTTATGTTTTAGGAATAGAAACATTTATAATCATTCAGAAAATACTAATGAGGCTGCATCCCTTTAA
- a CDS encoding chloramphenicol phosphotransferase CPT family protein, translating into MEKGMIIVLNGVSSSGKSTLAKELTKLLPDFFDFSVDDYDLVIEKMEDRENDRLIPIETEYFYYKNVAMFSDRGVNLILDQILHDPITLQNFYETLKSYPIILVGVHCPAEELKRREELRGDRQIGQAISQLNFVHSQEFYDIEVNTYTHSMVECAREIVDCLESNTALIGFEKSLKQYESSKIALNNNC; encoded by the coding sequence GTGGAAAAAGGAATGATTATTGTTCTAAACGGTGTATCAAGTTCAGGAAAATCAACTTTAGCAAAGGAATTAACAAAGTTACTTCCTGATTTTTTTGATTTTAGCGTGGATGATTATGATTTAGTGATAGAAAAGATGGAAGATAGGGAAAACGACAGGCTAATACCTATAGAAACAGAATATTTCTATTATAAAAATGTGGCAATGTTCTCAGATCGAGGTGTTAATTTAATTCTAGATCAAATTCTTCATGACCCTATTACATTACAGAATTTTTATGAAACGCTAAAATCTTACCCAATTATTCTTGTGGGAGTTCATTGTCCTGCCGAGGAGTTAAAGAGAAGGGAAGAGTTAAGAGGAGACCGCCAAATAGGGCAAGCAATTTCTCAGCTTAATTTTGTACATAGCCAAGAATTTTATGATATAGAGGTTAATACTTACACTCACTCAATGGTTGAATGTGCAAGAGAAATTGTAGATTGTTTGGAAAGCAATACAGCTTTAATAGGATTTGAAAAATCGCTTAAGCAATACGAATCTTCAAAGATTGCGTTAAATAACAATTGTTAA
- the trhA gene encoding PAQR family membrane homeostasis protein TrhA, with amino-acid sequence MANVHIFTKREEIANAIIHGIGGLLSIAALVILIVFASLDGTTWHVVSFTLFGVTMVLLYTSSTLVHSFPPGKAKDFFEIMDHSSIYFFIAGTYTPFLFIAVKGALGWTLFGIVWGLSIAGTVFKSLFVKRFLHTSTVLYVVMGWLIVFAWGPLTQNVSSQGLLFLVIGGVLYTVGAIFYVWRGFHYHHAIWHVFVLAGSIMHFFAVLSLLP; translated from the coding sequence ATGGCCAATGTACATATTTTTACAAAGAGAGAGGAAATCGCAAACGCCATCATCCATGGCATCGGGGGATTATTAAGCATTGCAGCCCTTGTCATCCTGATTGTGTTCGCTTCCCTGGACGGAACAACATGGCATGTCGTGAGTTTCACCTTATTCGGGGTGACCATGGTACTGTTATATACATCATCAACTCTTGTCCACAGCTTTCCGCCGGGCAAAGCAAAGGACTTCTTTGAAATCATGGACCACTCATCCATCTATTTCTTCATTGCCGGCACCTACACACCATTTCTGTTCATCGCTGTAAAAGGTGCATTAGGATGGACACTGTTCGGAATCGTCTGGGGCCTTTCCATCGCAGGAACAGTATTCAAATCCCTGTTCGTCAAACGCTTCCTGCACACATCCACCGTGTTATATGTCGTCATGGGCTGGCTGATCGTCTTTGCCTGGGGACCACTGACGCAGAATGTATCATCACAAGGACTGCTGTTCCTGGTGATCGGAGGAGTCTTGTATACAGTTGGAGCCATCTTTTACGTCTGGCGCGGATTCCATTACCACCATGCGATATGGCATGTGTTTGTTTTAGCCGGATCGATCATGCACTTTTTTGCGGTTTTGAGTTTGTTGCCGTGA
- a CDS encoding MBL fold metallo-hydrolase, producing the protein MKIEFLGTAGPMAVPRPLCKCEVCHQAREEGVPYSRSCPSLFLHGPNLLFDTSEDINMQINRSQITEINGLFYSHWHPDHVMGRRVLEQLNANYVNHPPMNTRTNVFLPEQVGNDIKRFLGTGDHLEFLNNKGYIKIHIIADGNTVNFNDVEVTPFRLAENYAYGFLVQDSDNKILIIPDELSNWAPDNSFDGLDLAILPIGVLEYHPSTGERFVDVNHPVLKKECRFSETIEIIKKLNPKKTLLTHINGFSFDDLKALEDRLKLEGLNIEIAYDTLLVDVE; encoded by the coding sequence GTGAAAATTGAATTTTTAGGAACTGCTGGTCCAATGGCTGTTCCAAGACCTTTGTGTAAATGTGAGGTTTGCCACCAAGCAAGAGAAGAGGGTGTTCCATACAGTCGATCTTGCCCTAGCCTATTTTTACACGGACCTAATCTTTTATTTGACACCTCAGAAGATATAAATATGCAAATAAATCGTTCACAAATTACAGAAATAAACGGACTATTTTACTCACATTGGCATCCAGACCACGTTATGGGGAGAAGAGTATTGGAACAGTTAAACGCAAATTATGTCAATCACCCACCAATGAATACAAGAACTAATGTATTCCTCCCTGAACAAGTAGGAAATGATATTAAACGTTTTCTAGGAACTGGAGACCATCTTGAATTCTTAAACAACAAGGGGTACATAAAAATTCATATTATAGCAGATGGGAATACTGTGAATTTTAATGATGTAGAAGTAACACCTTTTAGATTGGCTGAAAATTATGCTTATGGATTTTTGGTACAGGATTCAGATAACAAAATCTTGATTATTCCTGACGAACTGAGTAACTGGGCCCCTGATAATAGTTTTGATGGGCTAGACCTCGCAATTTTACCGATTGGTGTATTAGAATATCACCCTTCTACTGGAGAGAGATTTGTTGATGTAAATCATCCAGTTTTAAAAAAAGAATGTAGATTTTCTGAGACAATTGAAATTATAAAAAAACTTAATCCGAAAAAAACTTTGCTTACCCACATAAATGGCTTTAGTTTCGATGATTTAAAGGCTTTAGAAGATAGACTAAAGTTGGAGGGTCTGAATATTGAAATTGCCTACGATACTTTATTAGTTGATGTAGAGTAG
- a CDS encoding DUF2200 domain-containing protein, translating to MSKHKVYTMSFASVYPHYVNKAERKGRTKTEVDEIITWLTGYSQEELEAILEKKTDFETFFAEAPNMNPSRDLIKGVICGVRVENIEEPTMREIRYLDKLIDELAKGKAMEKILRK from the coding sequence TTGAGCAAACATAAGGTCTATACAATGAGTTTCGCAAGTGTCTATCCACATTACGTGAATAAGGCAGAAAGAAAAGGACGTACGAAGACAGAAGTTGATGAAATTATCACTTGGCTGACAGGGTACAGTCAGGAAGAGTTAGAAGCAATACTGGAAAAAAAGACAGACTTTGAGACCTTTTTTGCAGAAGCTCCTAACATGAATCCTTCGAGGGACTTGATCAAAGGCGTAATCTGCGGTGTCCGAGTTGAAAACATTGAAGAACCAACGATGAGGGAAATTCGCTATCTGGACAAGCTGATCGATGAACTGGCAAAAGGAAAAGCAATGGAAAAGATCTTACGAAAATAA
- a CDS encoding GNAT family N-acetyltransferase, producing the protein MAAYNKTILELVQFDQSDIKSLIDLSASVGWDYDEYEIKTVMSSGKIYGHKNAEGKIVSTAAVIHYDNYLASIGMVIVNKEYRGLGLGKEATQKCIDLASSNASIMLIATDEGKPLYEKMGFRTVDHVHKYLCNNYTAPKLLTTSVVSFEKFSEKDLPEILNLDKAAFGDKRRNFLQNRINQSEQCLVVKDSNANIIGFGISILGPINLILGPIVASDTQTAALILNRLAFGYQGKLRIDVPSGNEEFMLFLEQAGFIKAGIPPIMVINSVNMPPRNKTLFGIAAQIFG; encoded by the coding sequence ATGGCTGCATACAATAAAACAATATTAGAATTAGTCCAATTTGATCAATCTGATATCAAATCTTTGATTGACTTGTCTGCATCAGTTGGCTGGGATTATGATGAATATGAAATTAAAACTGTAATGTCATCTGGTAAAATATATGGGCATAAAAATGCTGAAGGGAAAATTGTGTCTACTGCTGCTGTAATTCATTATGATAATTATTTAGCTTCTATTGGTATGGTGATTGTTAATAAAGAATATAGAGGCTTAGGATTAGGGAAGGAGGCAACACAAAAATGTATAGATTTAGCTTCAAGTAACGCTTCAATTATGTTAATTGCAACTGATGAAGGGAAACCCTTATATGAAAAAATGGGTTTTAGAACAGTAGATCATGTTCATAAGTATCTTTGTAATAACTATACAGCTCCTAAACTATTAACTACCAGTGTTGTATCCTTTGAAAAATTCAGTGAGAAGGATTTACCCGAAATTTTAAATTTAGATAAGGCTGCCTTTGGAGATAAAAGAAGAAATTTTCTTCAGAATAGGATAAATCAATCAGAACAATGCTTAGTTGTAAAAGATAGTAATGCAAACATTATTGGTTTTGGTATATCAATTTTAGGACCAATAAACCTAATATTGGGACCTATTGTTGCATCTGATACTCAAACAGCAGCTTTAATACTAAATAGGTTAGCTTTTGGATATCAAGGGAAATTAAGGATTGATGTGCCTTCAGGTAATGAAGAGTTTATGTTGTTTTTGGAGCAAGCAGGATTTATAAAAGCTGGTATACCTCCAATAATGGTGATTAATTCTGTTAATATGCCACCTAGAAACAAAACATTATTCGGAATTGCTGCCCAAATTTTCGGATAA
- a CDS encoding NUDIX domain-containing protein, translating into MHIRNSAKAIIIREDKVLLTKNQDEDGYFYLFPGGGQEHGETIHQTLIRECIEEIGQQIEIGQLLHIREYIGKNHEYSAVDFNIHQVEYYFNCKVITENHQKPTNPDSLQVGIEWILINNLLQYRVYPKQLREYIVKHFNNVISPVYLGDVN; encoded by the coding sequence GTGCATATAAGAAATTCTGCAAAAGCTATTATTATTAGGGAAGACAAAGTATTATTAACCAAAAACCAAGATGAAGATGGATATTTTTATCTTTTTCCTGGTGGAGGACAAGAACACGGTGAAACAATTCATCAAACATTAATACGAGAGTGTATTGAGGAAATTGGGCAACAAATAGAAATTGGACAACTACTCCATATTCGTGAGTATATAGGGAAGAATCACGAATATTCGGCGGTAGATTTCAATATTCATCAAGTTGAATATTACTTTAATTGCAAAGTAATAACGGAAAACCATCAAAAACCAACTAATCCTGATAGCCTTCAGGTAGGAATCGAATGGATACTTATTAACAATTTACTACAATATAGAGTTTATCCTAAACAGTTAAGAGAGTATATTGTTAAGCATTTTAATAACGTAATATCTCCAGTTTATTTAGGAGATGTTAATTGA
- a CDS encoding NUDIX domain-containing protein: MEIGETFEETAKREAFEETGLRVMNLHLFGIYSGEKCFVQYPNGDKVFSVQIIFKATHYTGELKQKGNESREHRFFRKTELPSNLNPRQKPFIKDWAEGRKYPIIK; this comes from the coding sequence ATGGAAATAGGAGAAACTTTTGAAGAGACCGCCAAGAGAGAGGCTTTTGAAGAAACAGGATTACGAGTTATGAACTTACACCTATTTGGAATCTATTCAGGAGAGAAATGTTTTGTTCAATATCCCAATGGAGATAAGGTCTTTAGTGTTCAAATCATTTTCAAAGCTACACATTATACTGGGGAATTAAAACAAAAGGGTAATGAAAGCAGGGAACATCGATTTTTCAGGAAGACGGAACTTCCTTCTAACTTAAATCCACGTCAAAAACCTTTTATTAAGGATTGGGCAGAAGGGAGAAAATACCCGATTATAAAATAA
- a CDS encoding helix-turn-helix transcriptional regulator, translated as MPKIDNMLAILWMLRSGEKITAKQISEKLEMNIRTVYRYIDTISTSGVPIISEPGHNGGYTLLNNFIDAPLFFDFEEQTSLFHAAVFAEEAGYYGGEALNRAISKLSKYSNQEQETKINQHLASLEVISRLSSPSMDPFLKELEQAVADGYSVKILYHKSGEKQLNYRLVDPYRIIFWNNKWYVIGFCQLRNDIRSFRVNRIESLMLTENKFSRPENFSAREFFIKSLLPTIEDKEGIISLVINGDKSVLADICQHWFLGHYLQERTSNQAVFLLEKDIIHTYVPYLLLPYNKSIKVIEPISLKKRLIEVLSELIKFHQV; from the coding sequence ATGCCTAAAATTGACAATATGTTAGCAATTCTATGGATGCTTCGTTCAGGTGAAAAAATTACTGCAAAACAAATTTCAGAAAAGTTAGAGATGAATATAAGGACTGTGTATCGTTATATTGATACAATTTCAACAAGTGGGGTACCTATAATTTCAGAACCAGGACATAACGGTGGATACACTTTATTGAACAATTTTATTGATGCTCCTCTTTTTTTTGATTTTGAGGAGCAAACTTCACTTTTTCACGCTGCTGTTTTTGCAGAAGAAGCCGGATATTATGGAGGTGAAGCACTAAATAGGGCCATTTCAAAGCTAAGTAAATACTCAAATCAAGAGCAGGAAACAAAGATAAACCAACATTTAGCTAGTCTCGAAGTAATAAGTCGATTAAGTTCACCCTCTATGGACCCTTTTTTGAAGGAGTTGGAGCAGGCCGTTGCTGACGGGTATTCCGTAAAAATTCTTTACCATAAAAGTGGCGAAAAGCAATTAAATTATAGATTGGTCGATCCGTACAGAATTATCTTTTGGAATAATAAGTGGTATGTGATTGGATTTTGTCAACTTAGGAATGATATCCGTAGTTTTAGAGTAAATCGAATTGAAAGTCTAATGCTAACCGAAAATAAGTTTAGCCGGCCAGAAAATTTTTCAGCACGTGAATTTTTTATAAAAAGTCTTCTCCCCACTATAGAAGATAAGGAAGGGATTATTTCTTTGGTTATTAATGGGGATAAAAGTGTATTGGCTGATATTTGCCAACATTGGTTTTTAGGACATTATTTACAAGAACGGACTTCAAATCAAGCAGTTTTTCTTCTTGAAAAAGATATAATACATACATATGTACCTTATTTACTTTTACCGTACAATAAATCTATTAAAGTTATTGAGCCAATAAGTCTTAAGAAAAGACTTATTGAAGTTCTGTCGGAATTAATAAAATTTCATCAAGTATGA
- a CDS encoding type 1 glutamine amidotransferase family protein: MKTKKVFLYVFNTMSDWEYGYLIAELNSGRYFKKDLAPLKVITVGANKEVITTMGGLSIKPDISLDECTLENKDLLILPGGTTWSEEIHQPILVRIGQALKLGTIIAAICGATEALANMGYLDTRKHTSNNLQYTKMACPNYKGEKFYEVGTAVSDANLVTASGIAPLEFAKEVLKKLDVFAPDTLHSWYNLNKTHKPEYYFQLMNSINS; this comes from the coding sequence ATGAAAACAAAAAAAGTTTTTCTATATGTATTTAATACAATGTCGGACTGGGAATATGGATATTTAATTGCTGAACTAAACTCAGGAAGATATTTCAAGAAAGATTTAGCACCTTTAAAAGTAATTACAGTAGGAGCTAATAAAGAAGTGATTACGACTATGGGAGGACTGAGCATAAAACCTGATATTTCCCTTGATGAATGTACTCTTGAGAATAAAGATCTTTTAATTTTACCAGGAGGGACTACCTGGAGTGAAGAAATTCATCAACCTATCTTGGTAAGAATTGGCCAAGCTTTAAAGCTTGGTACTATTATTGCTGCAATTTGTGGTGCAACTGAGGCCCTTGCAAATATGGGATACTTAGATACCAGAAAGCATACAAGTAATAATTTACAATACACTAAAATGGCATGTCCTAACTATAAAGGAGAAAAGTTTTATGAGGTGGGAACTGCGGTATCTGATGCGAATTTAGTTACTGCATCAGGAATAGCTCCTCTGGAATTTGCGAAGGAAGTACTGAAAAAATTAGATGTATTTGCACCAGATACATTACATTCATGGTATAACCTAAATAAGACTCATAAACCTGAATACTACTTCCAATTAATGAATTCAATAAATAGCTGA
- a CDS encoding NUDIX hydrolase, producing the protein MVQSTQQIYTPPKHFVSAATIVINEENEILLIKGPSRGWEMPGGIVEEGESLKDAAVRETKEESGIDIEVLKFCGIFQNVNKSICNTLFLAKPIGGELTTSSESLEVGFYPIEKALEMVTVGNFKQRIEYCSDNSKHPFYIEF; encoded by the coding sequence ATGGTGCAAAGTACACAACAAATTTACACACCACCAAAACATTTTGTTTCAGCAGCAACTATTGTAATCAATGAAGAAAATGAAATTTTGTTAATTAAGGGACCTAGTAGAGGATGGGAAATGCCAGGTGGAATAGTAGAAGAAGGTGAGTCTTTGAAAGATGCAGCAGTAAGAGAAACTAAAGAGGAATCTGGTATTGATATTGAAGTTCTGAAATTCTGTGGAATCTTTCAGAATGTGAACAAATCAATCTGTAATACGTTGTTTTTGGCTAAGCCAATCGGAGGAGAATTAACAACTTCATCAGAGAGTTTAGAAGTAGGGTTCTATCCAATTGAGAAAGCATTAGAAATGGTAACCGTGGGAAACTTTAAGCAAAGAATTGAATACTGTTCTGATAATAGCAAACACCCATTTTATATAGAATTTTAG
- a CDS encoding IS110 family transposase: protein MNYNQNKKIAQITSQTLIIGVDIAKFKHVARAQDFRGIEFGSPCQFENTKEGIEHFLKWISEIKKEQRMEKVMVGMEPTGHYWFNLAHILKDNGIKFVAVNPLHVKKSKELDDNSPTKNDVKDAKVIAQLVKDGRYAEPTIPQGVYAELRVAKKIRDLLTEDLQTVQGQVHNWIDRYFPEFLKVFKKWEGKAALQFLKLYALPHEIAVFTEEELLVHLRKSVSRSVGLNKIRELKQAASKSIGLRQGAEMARLELKTILAKYELIQLQFGELDARLDGLLNDIPGVQQMLAIKGVGRDTIAGFFAEVGDLGEYNHPRQIIKLAGLSLKENTSGKHKGKTTITKRGRKKLRALLFRVCMILVAKNTAFKALHAYYTQRPDNPLKKMQSLIALCNKLIRILFSIGKKQFEFNEEKMLKDIPHLALAQKTEMAA, encoded by the coding sequence ATGAATTATAACCAGAATAAGAAGATTGCTCAAATAACTTCTCAGACTCTTATTATAGGAGTCGATATTGCCAAATTCAAGCATGTGGCACGGGCTCAAGATTTTAGGGGAATAGAGTTTGGATCTCCATGTCAATTTGAAAATACTAAAGAAGGAATTGAGCATTTTCTTAAATGGATTTCGGAAATTAAAAAAGAACAGCGTATGGAAAAAGTGATGGTTGGCATGGAGCCGACAGGCCATTATTGGTTTAACTTGGCCCATATTTTAAAAGATAACGGGATTAAATTTGTCGCTGTAAACCCCTTGCACGTCAAGAAAAGCAAGGAGTTGGATGATAACTCACCTACGAAGAATGATGTGAAAGATGCCAAGGTCATAGCTCAGCTGGTCAAGGACGGAAGATACGCAGAACCTACGATACCGCAAGGTGTTTATGCAGAACTCCGGGTGGCAAAGAAAATTCGCGATCTTTTAACTGAAGACCTACAAACGGTCCAAGGACAGGTACACAACTGGATTGACCGGTATTTTCCGGAATTCCTCAAGGTATTTAAGAAATGGGAAGGTAAGGCTGCTTTACAATTCTTAAAGCTCTATGCCTTGCCACATGAAATAGCTGTATTCACCGAAGAAGAACTACTCGTTCATTTGAGAAAATCCGTATCACGGAGTGTTGGATTAAACAAGATTCGCGAGTTAAAACAGGCAGCCAGTAAGTCCATCGGACTTCGACAAGGTGCTGAAATGGCCAGGCTTGAGCTAAAAACCATTCTGGCTAAGTATGAATTAATCCAGTTACAATTCGGAGAATTGGATGCAAGACTTGACGGTCTGCTTAATGATATTCCAGGTGTACAACAAATGTTAGCGATAAAAGGTGTGGGCAGGGATACAATTGCCGGCTTCTTCGCTGAAGTAGGAGATTTAGGCGAATATAATCATCCCAGGCAAATTATCAAGCTGGCCGGTTTAAGCTTGAAAGAAAATACATCGGGTAAGCACAAAGGAAAAACGACCATTACAAAAAGGGGCCGTAAGAAGCTAAGGGCCCTGTTATTCAGGGTTTGTATGATTCTTGTCGCCAAAAATACGGCATTTAAGGCGTTACATGCGTACTATACTCAACGTCCGGATAATCCATTAAAGAAGATGCAGTCCCTGATCGCTTTGTGTAATAAACTAATCCGGATCCTCTTTAGTATTGGTAAAAAGCAATTTGAGTTTAATGAAGAAAAGATGTTAAAGGACATCCCTCATTTGGCACTAGCCCAGAAGACGGAAATGGCAGCGTAA
- a CDS encoding AAA family ATPase — protein sequence MFFVQMSGFPGSGKSTLARQIAIRAGAVIIDHDIIKSALLNSIEESPIDAKHAGEISYNIDWSLIEFHLSQGQAVIFDSPCLYEEMVQRGTVLSKKYNVKYKYVECYLDDRNEINNRLKNRARMISQIKEIKSEEAFKYTINNSKKPIDYKCLTVDTSQPLDSYIQNVMNYIEE from the coding sequence ATGTTTTTTGTTCAGATGTCAGGGTTCCCTGGTTCGGGGAAGTCTACACTTGCTCGTCAAATCGCAATAAGAGCAGGTGCAGTTATCATTGACCATGATATTATAAAGTCTGCATTATTAAATTCGATTGAGGAATCACCGATTGATGCAAAACATGCTGGTGAAATTTCATATAATATTGATTGGTCTTTAATTGAATTTCACTTATCACAAGGACAAGCAGTAATTTTTGATAGTCCTTGTTTATATGAAGAAATGGTTCAAAGAGGGACAGTATTATCAAAAAAATATAATGTTAAATACAAATATGTGGAATGTTACCTTGATGACCGAAATGAAATAAATAATAGATTAAAAAACCGTGCCAGAATGATAAGCCAAATAAAAGAGATAAAATCCGAGGAAGCTTTTAAATATACTATTAATAACAGTAAAAAGCCTATTGATTATAAATGTTTGACTGTAGATACTTCACAACCTTTAGATAGTTACATTCAAAACGTAATGAATTATATAGAAGAATAA